One stretch of Hevea brasiliensis isolate MT/VB/25A 57/8 chromosome 12, ASM3005281v1, whole genome shotgun sequence DNA includes these proteins:
- the LOC131171454 gene encoding transcription repressor OFP4-like, translating to MGNYRFRLSDMIPNAWFYKLKDMSRGRKQCNSQRSFKKKSFSATTSSQKSNISQPRYTYYFTTEPCRADKFYNSPINTKASDTRFPDSPRRSSSNKRSKRKTIYKPSPQLVSSSFPSDCSCHAKVNSVWTKSIAQAHSPVEYSSPLPETSPEPGFHESLLSESEDDDDGFAPNYSFDQEFAACSSSCNCKVSSSTTDIIIDVNGESFKSKTKKIDGFETISEVELRPILTKPAKFNGEMSQVTKFKRTSSKPEEIKASRSLSVKNVKEERDGTHKEQKSKPVTQRSSPNSVGIRLRVNSPRIASRKIQACARKSLSASRNRTLSESLAVVKSSVDPQKDFRDSMVEMIIENNIRTSKDLEDLLACYLSLNSKEYHDLIVKAFEEIWFDMTDLRL from the coding sequence ATGGGTAATTACAGGTTTAGATTGTCAGATATGATACCAAATGCCTGGTTTTACAAGCTCAAAGACATGAGCAGAGGCAGAAAGCAATGCAACTCTCAGAGGTCTTTCAAGAAAAAATCATTTTCAGCAACTACATCTTCTCAAAAATCCAACATCTCTCAGCCAAGATACACCTACTACTTCACCACAGAACCTTGTAGAGCTGATAAATTCTACAATTCACCTATAAACACTAAGGCCTCAGATACTCGTTTCCCTGATTCACCAAGAAGATCATCATCCAATAAAAGAAGCAAAAGAAAAACAATCTACAAGCCTTCTCCTCAGCTTGTCTCTTCATCTTTTCCTTCTGATTGTAGCTGTCATGCAAAGGTCAATTCGGTCTGGACCAAGTCCATTGCTCAAGCTCACTCACCTGTAGAATACTCTAGCCCTCTTCCTGAGACCTCCCCTGAACCTGGCTTCCACGAATCTCTTCTATCTGAATCtgaggatgatgatgatggtTTTGCTCCTAATTACTCATTTGATCAAGAATTTGCCGCCTGCTCTAGCTCTTGTAACTGTAAAGTAAGTTCTTCAACTACTGATATTATCATTGACGTGAATGGTGAATCCTTTAAGAGTAAAACTAAGAAGATTGATGGGTTCGAAACCATTTCTGAGGTGGAGCTACGGCCTATACTAACCAAGCCAGCAAAATTCAATGGCGAGATGAGTCAAGTCACAAAGTTCAAAAGAACATCATCTAAACCGGAGGAGATAAAAGCGAGCAGGTCTCTTTCTGTTAAGAATGTAAAGGAGGAACGAGATGGGACTCATAAAGAGCAGAAGTCCAAACCTGTCACACAAAGATCCTCACCAAATTCTGTGGGGATAAGACTTCGAGTTAACTCTCCAAGAATTGCAAGCAGGAAGATTCAGGCTTGTGCCCGTAAAAGTTTGTCAGCATCAAGAAACAGGACTCTCTCAGAGAGCCTTGCAGTGGTTAAGTCCTCAGTTGATCCACAGAAAGACTTCAGGGATTCAATGGTGGAGATGATCATAGAGAACAATATCAGGACATCAAAAGATTTGGAAGATCTTCTTGCTTGTTACCTTTCACTCAATTCAAAAGAGTACCATGATCTTATAGTCAAGGCATTTGAAGAAATCTGGTTTGATATGACTGACCTTCGCCTGTAA